One Candidatus Hydrogenedens sp. genomic window, CATGGGCATTCGTGTTGCACCTGCCCCTTGAATTCCACCTGTCATTGCTAAGGTTGCGGGTAGTAAGATGCCAGAGAAGGCTAAACATTGAAGTAGTGCACGTCCATAGTCAATTACCAAATCTGATTGAGCATTGAAGATATTCAGTAGTGATGTAGGAAAGAAGGTGAATGCGATTCCGATGGTTGCACCCCATAACGCACCTAAGTATGCCCCAGCCTGTACTGCTTTTTTACCGCGTTCAGGGACGCCTGCTCCGATGTTTTGTCCCATTACGGTGGCGCAGGCAGACCGTAACCCGAAGGATGTCCATGTCACCAGTGAGAATAATTGATTGTAACAGATAGTATATGCGGATTGTCCTGCGGTGCTATTTGGTAGAGTGCTTATATATTTTATTAGAAGAACGCCTGCGACGTTTAATACGACTCCCTGAATTCCGGTGGGTATTCCGACACGCAGGAGTACTTTTAGTATTTCTGGGTCGGGTAGCCATTTCCAACGTGGTGGGAGTTCTATTAGCGTTCTGCCTCGAATAATGAGTATGAATGCTACTATGAGGGATACGGCAGGAGCAAGGACTGTTCCAATGCCTGCCCCAAATACGCCTAATGATGGGAATAATCCCAATCCTGTGATTAAGATGAAGCTGATGATAATATTTAATACAGCACTTAGTATGTTGAGTTTTAATGCTAATTTTGGTTCGCCAGATGCCTGAAAAGCACCTGTGATTAATATCATAAGAAATAGAGTCCAATTGAATAGGAACAGGAGTCGTAAGTAGGGAAGTGCTTGTTGGTATACAATGTCCTCTACACCGATAAATCGTAATAGGATCGGTGATAGCCAGTAACCTAATGGGGCTACTACAAAAACGAGAAATAATGCTCCTGTAAGAAGTGCTTCGAAGAAAACGATGCTAACCATTTTTCGGTCTTGTTTGCCTGCATAACGTGCAATTAGCACATTCATGCCGTGTGAGATGGAGGCTATTAGGACAACGATAACGATAAATAGTTGCCATGAAACACCGACTGCAGCGTTAGCCTCGTTATTTTTGCCGGGAACAAAATGACCTATTAATACCTGGTCAATAAATCCGTGGATACCGTTAATTAGATTTAACAAGACCAGAGGCCAAGTTAGCTTCCACAGGGAGTTTAATATGTTCCCAGATACGATGTCGTGGTCAAACCTTTTCATAAACGTTTTGCGGTGTCTCTTGTTTTAATGAATTAGGGGAAAGAATGATAACATAAATTGATGTTGTCATTTTCCTAATATTTTAACTTAAATCGAAACATAAATGTTCTTCTCCTTTGGAAAGGGAAAGTTATGATTTGCAAACAATAGATAAAACTTCACATACTTATTGGGTATTTCCAAAATGGAACTTTAATATACATTTCGCCTTAAAATAAAAATTTTCAATTAAAGGAGATACTTTTATGAGTGAACAATTCAAACTTACACGCAGACAGTTTAACAAAGCAGCTGCAATCGCCACTTTTGCAGTTATCTCAAAAAACATTGAAGCAGGAGAAACCAATAGTGGAACATTGAAAGTTGGTCTGATTGGTTGTGGAGGCAGAGGCTTTGGTGC contains:
- a CDS encoding MATE family efflux transporter; translated protein: MKRFDHDIVSGNILNSLWKLTWPLVLLNLINGIHGFIDQVLIGHFVPGKNNEANAAVGVSWQLFIVIVVLIASISHGMNVLIARYAGKQDRKMVSIVFFEALLTGALFLVFVVAPLGYWLSPILLRFIGVEDIVYQQALPYLRLLFLFNWTLFLMILITGAFQASGEPKLALKLNILSAVLNIIISFILITGLGLFPSLGVFGAGIGTVLAPAVSLIVAFILIIRGRTLIELPPRWKWLPDPEILKVLLRVGIPTGIQGVVLNVAGVLLIKYISTLPNSTAGQSAYTICYNQLFSLVTWTSFGLRSACATVMGQNIGAGVPERGKKAVQAGAYLGALWGATIGIAFTFFPTSLLNIFNAQSDLVIDYGRALLQCLAFSGILLPATLAMTGGIQGAGATRMPMFIALISQFGVLLGTCEILYLLNLLNTYRVWNVILLAHFVRYILTLSIFRTDGWTKTKVGISPTLKTQP